Proteins co-encoded in one Desulfovibrio inopinatus DSM 10711 genomic window:
- a CDS encoding class I SAM-dependent methyltransferase → MSASLDYSLQDVLASTSLDDLLTLARKRYDIVFEPLTIGDTHLELLQIRDMATYIEALDRDTAPGEKLELPFWAKIWPTSVLLGYVVQKIPSANAPELLEIGAGIGICGLAAAKAGFRATITDIAPDAALFTHINILKNNLVGQAKAAVADFTSTRLDETYDIIIGSEVLYMEPTYRALAKFLNAHLKPNANSQIVLARDYHRKPKKFFKLIERDFNIDEKPIGFKPSSGDGNAQDRQLSLITRLTPKKHA, encoded by the coding sequence ATGTCCGCATCCCTCGATTATTCATTACAAGACGTTCTTGCTTCCACCTCCCTCGACGACCTTCTGACTTTGGCTCGGAAACGATATGATATCGTTTTTGAACCATTGACCATCGGTGATACGCATCTCGAACTTTTACAAATTCGGGATATGGCAACGTATATCGAAGCGTTGGATCGGGACACCGCCCCTGGAGAAAAACTCGAACTTCCTTTTTGGGCCAAAATCTGGCCGACGTCCGTCCTCTTGGGATATGTCGTCCAAAAAATACCATCTGCCAACGCTCCCGAACTTCTGGAAATCGGAGCAGGCATTGGTATATGTGGACTCGCCGCAGCCAAAGCCGGATTTCGAGCAACGATTACGGATATCGCTCCCGATGCGGCCCTGTTCACTCACATCAATATTTTAAAAAATAATCTCGTTGGCCAAGCAAAAGCCGCAGTGGCTGACTTCACTTCCACGCGGCTCGATGAGACGTATGACATTATCATCGGCTCAGAAGTGCTGTATATGGAACCGACATATCGGGCACTTGCTAAATTCCTGAACGCTCACCTTAAGCCCAATGCCAATTCTCAGATTGTTTTAGCGCGCGACTACCATCGCAAACCTAAAAAATTCTTCAAGCTCATCGAACGTGATTTCAATATTGACGAGAAACCTATCGGATTCAAACCATCTTCAGGTGATGGCAATGCTCAGGATAGGCAACTCAGCCTTATCACACGTCTTACCCCGAAAAAACATGCGTAA
- a CDS encoding Rossmann-like domain-containing protein: protein MKPSILHQIVSNLPDVKDSPVAKIIQGDCMCAVQGNRTGLASRSNGLFEISPPQDKTVMELIRLFIDTPTAPSPAFDPSWCMGSINSLLPPPDNAIDFKAQDLILKKGEGKRVVVIGHFPFVERMGDRFASFDVLELSPKPGDVPAAKAPELLPQADVIALTGTTFLNNTLDALVDLCPKNAFLMMLGPTTPFSPVLFDAGFDVLCGSEVVDEATALQGIAQGLPFKKLQGVRYRMVLREKNL from the coding sequence ATGAAACCATCTATTCTTCACCAAATTGTATCGAATCTGCCAGACGTCAAGGACTCCCCAGTCGCAAAAATCATTCAAGGCGATTGTATGTGTGCTGTTCAGGGGAACAGGACCGGTCTCGCTTCACGGTCGAACGGATTATTCGAAATCAGTCCACCGCAGGATAAAACGGTTATGGAACTGATTCGACTCTTTATCGACACGCCAACCGCTCCCTCTCCAGCGTTTGATCCTTCATGGTGCATGGGGTCCATTAATTCGCTCCTCCCTCCTCCCGACAACGCCATTGATTTCAAAGCGCAAGATCTCATTCTCAAAAAAGGAGAAGGAAAACGTGTAGTGGTCATTGGCCATTTTCCTTTCGTTGAACGCATGGGGGATCGTTTCGCATCGTTTGATGTACTCGAACTCTCTCCCAAACCCGGCGATGTGCCCGCGGCCAAGGCGCCAGAGCTTTTGCCTCAAGCCGATGTGATTGCCTTGACCGGCACGACCTTCCTTAACAACACACTGGATGCACTGGTTGACCTTTGCCCGAAAAACGCGTTCTTGATGATGCTCGGTCCTACCACACCATTCTCCCCCGTTCTCTTCGATGCCGGTTTTGATGTGCTCTGCGGGAGTGAAGTTGTGGATGAAGCGACTGCTCTCCAAGGGATTGCACAAGGATTGCCCTTTAAAAAACTTCAAGGCGTTCGGTACCGAATGGTCTTGCGAGAAAAAAATTTATAA
- the dksA gene encoding RNA polymerase-binding protein DksA has translation MDQKDIEYFRDMLNAMMQDILKKGEETLEDMTDTVEVYADPADRATAESDRAFTLRLRDRERKLIKKIKSAMDRIDDGVFGECVECGDEISVARLKARPVTTLCIKCKSKQEEDERTRN, from the coding sequence ATGGACCAAAAAGATATTGAATACTTTCGCGATATGTTAAACGCTATGATGCAGGATATCCTCAAAAAAGGGGAAGAGACGCTTGAGGATATGACCGATACCGTCGAAGTCTACGCCGACCCTGCAGATCGCGCTACAGCGGAATCTGATCGGGCGTTTACTTTACGTCTGCGAGACCGCGAACGAAAACTTATTAAGAAAATCAAATCCGCCATGGATCGCATTGATGATGGTGTCTTTGGAGAATGCGTCGAGTGCGGTGATGAAATTTCCGTTGCACGACTGAAGGCACGTCCCGTGACGACGTTGTGTATCAAATGCAAAAGCAAACAGGAAGAAGACGAGCGTACGCGCAATTAG
- a CDS encoding NFACT RNA binding domain-containing protein, protein MEANFFRHLAGELAGVLAGARIEKIQSPQANILTLTVSVLREHAECMTFFQGRPKLLVFEYGGRQSLLFFTDHKPPNPASPPAAVMWLRKRLRGRRLGSAHYDWPGRRLAFELSEGQGSYLVFDCKNGLSLVDTLDAAFDNEVCWPALENVLSNPDIWREYQQISPILRKNLATDPEGAAGLYRGLVEGRADRFYITMKDDRPDLALNFLPVGFLGETAQVFDSALEAACVQGQAIVFGQIGETEAKEDVQAERTAAKRQKKRLKRIEAEESRLLQLQTERAFADAIAANLDQIDPSARMTNLTLSHPDHGTVDVVLDPALTVVENMERFYRHASKGKRGLAHIDKRRQAVLAGKDEAAAYGRSKQPVHDALPSRYKGEAVRLFKTDDDFMVLRGKNDKANHRLLSRLSSPFDLWFHVEGGPGAHVILKRDHPGQDVPRRSLEQAAVLAGLSSFRKNDAKAEVIVALVKNVRTVKGAAMGQASVDVRLETVFIDLDPALEKRLLVS, encoded by the coding sequence ATGGAGGCGAATTTTTTTCGGCATCTCGCGGGTGAGCTTGCAGGGGTTCTTGCGGGGGCTCGGATTGAAAAAATTCAATCTCCACAAGCGAATATCCTTACACTGACGGTCTCTGTTCTACGTGAACATGCTGAATGTATGACATTTTTTCAGGGCCGTCCGAAGTTACTTGTGTTTGAATACGGGGGGCGTCAAAGTCTGCTTTTTTTTACGGACCATAAGCCTCCCAACCCCGCATCACCCCCAGCCGCAGTAATGTGGTTGCGCAAGCGTTTGCGTGGCCGAAGGCTCGGTTCCGCGCATTATGATTGGCCTGGCCGCCGTCTTGCTTTTGAGTTGTCAGAAGGACAGGGATCGTATCTTGTTTTTGATTGCAAAAACGGCCTTTCACTCGTCGACACACTTGATGCGGCTTTTGATAATGAAGTGTGTTGGCCTGCTTTGGAAAATGTCCTCTCTAATCCCGATATCTGGCGGGAGTATCAACAGATTTCACCCATTTTGCGTAAAAATCTTGCTACCGACCCAGAGGGAGCGGCTGGCCTTTACCGTGGGCTTGTGGAGGGCAGAGCTGATCGCTTTTATATTACGATGAAAGATGATCGACCAGACCTTGCCTTGAATTTTCTCCCTGTGGGCTTCTTAGGCGAAACGGCACAAGTTTTTGATAGCGCATTGGAAGCAGCGTGTGTTCAGGGACAAGCCATTGTCTTTGGACAAATAGGCGAAACCGAAGCCAAAGAAGATGTCCAAGCCGAGAGAACGGCGGCTAAACGTCAGAAAAAGCGATTGAAACGCATTGAGGCCGAAGAAAGCCGACTTCTTCAATTGCAGACCGAGCGTGCGTTTGCCGATGCTATTGCCGCCAATCTCGACCAGATTGACCCCTCTGCCAGAATGACCAACTTGACGTTGTCGCATCCCGATCATGGCACAGTTGATGTTGTGCTCGATCCGGCCTTGACTGTTGTCGAAAATATGGAACGATTTTATCGACACGCATCCAAGGGGAAACGAGGGCTTGCTCATATTGATAAACGCAGGCAGGCTGTGCTGGCTGGCAAGGATGAAGCGGCCGCGTATGGCCGATCCAAACAACCCGTGCACGACGCTTTGCCCAGCCGGTACAAAGGAGAAGCCGTGCGTCTTTTTAAGACGGACGACGATTTTATGGTCTTGCGTGGCAAGAACGATAAAGCGAACCACCGGCTGCTTTCGCGTTTATCCAGTCCATTTGACTTATGGTTTCATGTTGAAGGAGGACCGGGAGCCCATGTCATCCTTAAACGTGACCATCCGGGGCAGGACGTACCTCGCCGCAGCCTGGAGCAGGCAGCCGTTCTGGCCGGCTTATCAAGTTTTCGAAAAAACGATGCTAAAGCCGAAGTTATTGTGGCCTTGGTAAAAAACGTGCGTACGGTCAAGGGCGCTGCCATGGGACAGGCTTCTGTCGATGTCCGGCTGGAGACAGTTTTTATTGATCTCGATCCCGCTCTTGAAAAAAGGCTCTTGGTCTCTTAA
- a CDS encoding PhoH family protein → MGASRPASDNTTTARRSQAGCERCLDFDDSALAQDLFGPQNENIRLVSEKTGAHIDTKGCTAFVRAADMVQCDHAADVLVELYGLLKKGLPVYPQDVRLALSSLEKKPGVDLSKVFTEAMFVVSPKKTIIPKTLSQRSYLGAIAENDLVFGIGPAGTGKTYLAVAMAVRAIMEKRVKRLILTRPAVEAGEKLGFLPGDLTEKVDPYLRPLYDALNDMLDPAKVRDMITDGVIEIAPLAFMRGRTLTDAFVILDEAQNTTPEQMKMFLTRIGYGSRAVVTGDVTQIDLPPKMTSGLVQAISILREVKGISFVFFDEADVIRHPLVARIVKAYERVAKKD, encoded by the coding sequence ATGGGGGCGTCACGCCCCGCATCCGACAACACCACGACTGCGCGCCGTTCACAGGCGGGGTGTGAGCGTTGTCTTGATTTTGATGACTCTGCTTTGGCTCAAGACCTTTTTGGGCCACAAAATGAAAATATTCGATTGGTCAGTGAAAAAACTGGAGCTCATATCGATACGAAGGGCTGTACTGCCTTTGTTCGTGCTGCAGATATGGTTCAATGTGACCATGCTGCCGATGTTCTGGTGGAATTATACGGACTGCTCAAAAAAGGATTGCCGGTCTATCCCCAGGATGTGCGTCTGGCGCTCTCCAGTCTCGAGAAAAAGCCCGGTGTGGACTTGTCGAAGGTGTTCACCGAGGCTATGTTTGTTGTTTCGCCTAAAAAAACTATTATTCCCAAAACGCTCAGTCAGCGAAGTTATTTGGGAGCCATTGCCGAAAACGACCTTGTTTTCGGCATTGGTCCTGCAGGTACGGGAAAAACCTATTTGGCCGTTGCCATGGCTGTACGAGCGATAATGGAAAAGCGCGTCAAAAGATTGATTTTGACACGACCGGCTGTGGAAGCCGGAGAAAAACTCGGTTTTTTACCGGGGGATTTGACCGAAAAGGTCGATCCATATCTGCGCCCGCTTTACGATGCCCTCAATGACATGCTCGATCCTGCTAAAGTTCGGGACATGATCACAGACGGGGTCATCGAAATCGCGCCTCTGGCGTTCATGCGTGGTCGCACGCTTACGGATGCCTTTGTTATTCTTGACGAGGCGCAAAACACCACCCCGGAACAGATGAAGATGTTTTTGACACGCATCGGATACGGTTCCAGAGCGGTGGTCACCGGAGACGTGACACAAATAGACCTGCCGCCCAAGATGACATCTGGTTTAGTGCAGGCCATATCCATCTTGCGAGAGGTCAAAGGCATCTCATTTGTCTTTTTCGACGAAGCCGATGTCATTCGTCACCCTCTGGTTGCGAGGATCGTGAAAGCTTATGAGCGCGTTGCAAAAAAAGATTAA